In Paenibacillus guangzhouensis, a single window of DNA contains:
- a CDS encoding DMT family transporter codes for MKRSFIADLVLLLVALIWGTTFLIVQHAIQALPPLAFNGIRFAGAALLFFFILCFTRRDWLKQLNRRILWHGFVLGILLFGGYAFQTYGLLYTTSSNAGFITGLSVVLVPFFAMWFLRQRLNWIAWLSAAIALVGLFLLSTGGSSLTVNVGDALVLLCAICFALQIVATGRYAPEHPTLLLVTIQLGTVGILGITGSILFEDTGTVQDWIHLASQPEVLTALAITLLFGTAFAFWAQTYCQKYTSPARVVIIFAMEPVFAGITGVIWGHEKLGVAAIIGCVLMFISMLIAELRPSDQHTSDSLVESLERN; via the coding sequence ATGAAACGCTCGTTCATCGCAGATCTAGTTCTACTCTTGGTTGCCCTTATCTGGGGAACAACTTTTCTTATTGTGCAGCATGCGATTCAGGCCCTGCCGCCGCTTGCCTTCAACGGCATCCGGTTCGCGGGGGCCGCGCTCTTATTCTTCTTCATCCTATGCTTCACTCGTCGCGACTGGCTGAAGCAGTTGAATAGACGGATCCTCTGGCACGGCTTTGTGCTCGGCATCCTGCTGTTCGGCGGATATGCGTTCCAGACGTACGGCCTTCTGTACACAACCTCATCTAATGCCGGGTTCATTACAGGGCTCTCTGTCGTCTTGGTTCCTTTCTTCGCGATGTGGTTCTTGCGCCAGCGTCTGAATTGGATCGCTTGGCTCAGCGCCGCGATTGCGCTCGTCGGCCTATTCCTGCTCTCCACGGGTGGGTCATCCTTAACTGTGAATGTTGGCGATGCGCTCGTACTGCTCTGCGCGATTTGCTTTGCTTTGCAGATTGTGGCGACTGGTCGATATGCGCCGGAGCATCCAACGCTGCTGCTCGTGACGATCCAGCTCGGCACGGTAGGGATTCTCGGTATTACCGGATCTATTCTCTTCGAGGACACCGGGACGGTGCAGGATTGGATACACTTGGCATCGCAGCCGGAAGTGCTGACGGCCCTCGCGATTACACTGCTGTTCGGCACCGCCTTCGCGTTCTGGGCACAGACCTACTGCCAGAAGTACACGTCTCCCGCACGCGTCGTGATTATTTTCGCCATGGAGCCTGTCTTCGCTGGCATAACCGGGGTCATCTGGGGTCACGAGAAGCTTGGCGTTGCCGCCATCATCGGGTGTGTATTGATGTTCATCAGTATGCTAATCGCCGAGCTGCGCCCTTCAGACCAACATACCTCTGACTCGCTCGTAGAATCACTAGAACGGAATTAA